The following are encoded in a window of Chionomys nivalis chromosome X, mChiNiv1.1, whole genome shotgun sequence genomic DNA:
- the Arhgap4 gene encoding rho GTPase-activating protein 4 isoform X1, whose amino-acid sequence MAAHGKLRRERGLQAEYEAQVKGMRWQLSEQLHCLELQGELRRDLLQELAEFMRRRAEVELEYSRGLDKLAERFASRSGRLGGSGREQQSFRKEPTLLSPLHCWAVLLEHTRQQSRESAALGEVLAGPLAQRLSHIAEDVGRIVKKSKDLVQQLQDKLLEVVSELQTTKKTYHAYHLESMNAETKLREAERQEEKRSGRSALPATMAASASTTTTVTTTETVPLRKSSLKKGGRLVEKRQAKFLEHKLKCTKARNEYLLSLASVNAAVSNYYSHDILDLMDCCDTGFHLALGQAIRSYTAAENRTQACQMQGLGSLEEALEALDPPGDKAKVLEVYAMAFCSPEHFDYQPHEGDEVAEIQVEMELRDEILPRAQNIQSLLDRKTLETEEVNKTLKATLQALLEVVASEDGDMLDPLQASPSTESLKSTSSDPGTRQTGRRRNQQQETETFYFTKLQDYLSGRSKLAKLQAKHEKLQEAIQRGNKEEQKTSWTRCTERKFHKSHHPRPTSQYNQKLFGVNLEKFIQSSGQPVPLVVESCIRFINLNGLQHEGIFRVSGAQARISEIRDAFERGEDPLVEGCTAHDLDSVAGVLKLYFRSLEPPLFPLDMFNELLASAELEAVGERIQPVSHLLSRLPRPVLVVLRYLFTFLNHLAQYSDENMMDSYNLAVCFGPTLLPVPAGQDPVALQGRVNQLVQTLILQPAQVFPSLAMLPGPIYEKCMAPPSASCLGDGQLDSLAGEPELELEAGTTAQEDEAEGVVEAVACFAYTGRTAQELTFQRGDVLRLYARASSDWWRGEHAGVQGLIPHKYITLPEGDEKRTASLQTTTESVSQPEGFLTLEFTNRLELGIPREAVGASGHRGHYLVPTSPERPVEIDKAVAQNMDSVFKELLGKATVRQGHGLASTTSPSLGTRNLKPLACSSFGKNKVFSRGPGAPVSPSASHPQGPDSTRKPL is encoded by the exons GGATGCGCTGGCAGTTGAGTGAGCAGCTCCATTGCCTGGAGCTTCAGGGAGAGCTGCGACGAGATTTGCTGCAGGAGCTAGCTGAGTTTATGCGGCGCCGGGCAGAGGTGGAGCTGGAGTACTCTCGGGGCCTGGACAAGTTGGCTGAACGCTTTGCCAGCCGCAGTGGTCGCCTGGGGGGCAGCGGCCGGGAGCAGCAAAGCTTCCG GAAGGAGCCGACTCTCCTGTCACCCTTGCACTGCTGGGCTGTGTTGCTGGAGCACACGCGGCAACAGAGTCGTGAAAGTGCCGCCCTTGGCGAGGTGCTGGCTGGGCCCCTGGCTCAGCGCCTGAGTCATATTGCTGAGGATGTGGGACGCATAGTCAAAAAG AGTAAGGACCTGGTGCAGCAGCTGCAGGATAAGCTCCTGGAGGTGGTCTCAGAACTCCAGACA ACCAAGAAGACATATCATGCATACCACTTGGAGAGCATGAATGCTGAGACCAAACTCCGGGAAGCTGAGCGGCAGGAGGAGAAGCGGTCAGGCCGGAgtgccctgcctgccaccatggctgcctctgccagcacCACGACTactgtcaccaccactgagacaGTGCCCCTCAGAAAGAGCTCTCTCAAGAAAGGAGGGCGACTAGTGGAGAAG CGTCAGGCCAAGTTCTTGGAGCATAAACTTAAGTGCACGAAGGCCCGAAACGAGTACCTGCTCAGCCTGGCCAGTGTCAATGCTGCTGTCAGCAACTACTACTCACACGATATTTTGGACCTCATGGAT tgctgtgacacAGGTTTCCACTTGGCCCTGGGGCAGGCCATCCGGAGCTACACAGCTGCTGAGAACCGCACCCAAGCCTGCCAGATGCAGGGATTGGGCAGCCTGGAAGAGGCTCTGGAGGCTCTGGATCCTCCAGGGGACAAGGCCAAGGTGCTTGAGGTTTATGCCATGGCCTTCTGTTCCCCTGAACATTTTGACTACCAGCCCCATGAAGGTGATGAG GTGGCTGAGATCCAGGTTGAGATGGAACTTCGGGATGAAATTTTGCCCAGAGCCCAAAACATCCAGAGTCTCCTGGACCGAAAGACCCTCGAAACAGAAGAG GTGAATAAGACACTGAAGGCAACACTTCAGGCTCTGCTAGAGGTGGTGGCATCAGAGGATGGGGACATGCTGGACCCTCTGCAGGCCAGCCCTTCCACTGAGTCCCTCAAGTCCACAAGCTCAGACCCAGGCACCCGACAGACAGGCCGCAGACGGAATCAGCAGCAGGAGACAGAAACCTTCTACTTTACG AAGCTGCAGGACTATCTGAGTGGCCGGAGCAAGCTTGCCAAGTTGCAGGCCAAGCATGAAAAGCTGCAGGAAGCCATACAACGAG gTAATAAGGAAGAGCAAAAAACATCTTG GACCCGGTgcacagaaagaaaattccacAAGAGCCACCATCCCCGTCCTACCTCCCAGTATAACCAGAAACTCTTTGGAGTCAACCTGGAGAAGTTTATCCAG AGCTCAGGTCAACCTGTGCCCCTTGTGGTGGAGAGCTGTATCCGGTTCATTAATCTCAATG GCCTGCAGCATGAAGGCATCTTCCGGGTGTCGGGTGCCCAGGCCCGTATCTCTGAGATCCGAGATGCCTTTGAAAGAG GGGAGGACCCTCTGGTGGAAGGTTGTACTGCTCATGACCTAGACTCAGTGGCTGGGGTGCTGAAGCTGTACTTTCGGAGCCTGGAGCCCCCACTCTTCCCTTTGGACATGTTTAATGAGCTGCTGGCTTCAGCAG AACTGGAGGCTGTGGGAGAGCGCATACAGCCTGTGAGCCATCTGCTATCCAGACTGCCCAGACCCGTACTAGTGGTTCTGCGATATCTCTTCACCTTCCTCAACCA CCTGGCCCAGTACAGCGATGAGAACATGATGGACTCCTACAACCTGGCTGTATGCTTCGGGCCCACACTGTTGCCTGTGCCTGCTGGGCAGGACCCTGTAGCCTTGCAGGGCCGGGTGAACCAGCTGGTGCAGACTCTTATCCTGCAGCCAGCACAAGTTTTCCCATCCCTGGCCATGCTGCCAGGCCCCATCTATGAGAAGTGCATGGCACCACCTTCTGCCAGCTGCCTGGG GGATGGCCAGTTGGATAGCCTTGCTGGGGAGCCGGAGCTGGAGTTGGAAGCTGGGACCACAGCTCAGGAGGATG aagcagaaggagttGTGGAGGCTGTGGCCTGCTTTGCCTATACTGGCCGCACGGCCCAGGAGCTGACCTTCCAGCGGGGCGATGTACTGCGGCTGTATGCTCGGGCATCAAGTGACTGGTGGCGAGGGGAGCATGCTGGTGTGCAGGGACTTATTCCCCATAAGTACATCACACTGCCTGAGGG ggatgAAAAGCGGACAGCTAGTTTGCAGACCACGACGGAATCTGTGAGCCAGCCAGAGGGCTTCCTGACCTTGGAGTTTACTAATCG GCTGGAATTAGGCATCCCACGGGAGGCTGTGGGTGCCTCTGGGCACAGAGGACACTATTTGGTCCCCACCTCCCCTGAGCGACCTGTGGAAATAGATAAG GCTGTGGCGCAGAACATGGACTCTGTGTTTAAGGAGCTCTTGGGAAAGGCTACTGTCCGCCAAGGACATGGGCTAGCATCTACAACCTCCCCCAGTCTAGGAACCCGAAACCTGAAGCCCTTGGCCTGCAGCAGCTTCGGCAAAAACAAAGTCTTCTCCCGGGGACCTGGGGCTCCAGtctctccctcagcctcccatcCCCAGGGTCCAGACTCAACTCGCAAACCGCTCTGA
- the Arhgap4 gene encoding rho GTPase-activating protein 4 isoform X2, with amino-acid sequence MAAHGKLRRERGLQAEYEAQVKGMRWQLSEQLHCLELQGELRRDLLQELAEFMRRRAEVELEYSRGLDKLAERFASRSGRLGGSGREQQSFRKEPTLLSPLHCWAVLLEHTRQQSRESAALGEVLAGPLAQRLSHIAEDVGRIVKKSKDLVQQLQDKLLEVVSELQTTKKTYHAYHLESMNAETKLREAERQEEKRSGRSALPATMAASASTTTTVTTTETVPLRKSSLKKGGRLVEKRQAKFLEHKLKCTKARNEYLLSLASVNAAVSNYYSHDILDLMDCCDTGFHLALGQAIRSYTAAENRTQACQMQGLGSLEEALEALDPPGDKAKVLEVYAMAFCSPEHFDYQPHEGDEVAEIQVEMELRDEILPRAQNIQSLLDRKTLETEEVNKTLKATLQALLEVVASEDGDMLDPLQASPSTESLKSTSSDPGTRQTGRRRNQQQETETFYFTKLQDYLSGRSKLAKLQAKHEKLQEAIQRGNKEEQKTSWTRCTERKFHKSHHPRPTSQYNQKLFGVNLEKFIQSSGQPVPLVVESCIRFINLNGLQHEGIFRVSGAQARISEIRDAFERGEDPLVEGCTAHDLDSVAGVLKLYFRSLEPPLFPLDMFNELLASAELEAVGERIQPVSHLLSRLPRPVLVVLRYLFTFLNHLAQYSDENMMDSYNLAVCFGPTLLPVPAGQDPVALQGRVNQLVQTLILQPAQVFPSLAMLPGPIYEKCMAPPSASCLGDGQLDSLAGEPELELEAGTTAQEDAEGVVEAVACFAYTGRTAQELTFQRGDVLRLYARASSDWWRGEHAGVQGLIPHKYITLPEGDEKRTASLQTTTESVSQPEGFLTLEFTNRLELGIPREAVGASGHRGHYLVPTSPERPVEIDKAVAQNMDSVFKELLGKATVRQGHGLASTTSPSLGTRNLKPLACSSFGKNKVFSRGPGAPVSPSASHPQGPDSTRKPL; translated from the exons GGATGCGCTGGCAGTTGAGTGAGCAGCTCCATTGCCTGGAGCTTCAGGGAGAGCTGCGACGAGATTTGCTGCAGGAGCTAGCTGAGTTTATGCGGCGCCGGGCAGAGGTGGAGCTGGAGTACTCTCGGGGCCTGGACAAGTTGGCTGAACGCTTTGCCAGCCGCAGTGGTCGCCTGGGGGGCAGCGGCCGGGAGCAGCAAAGCTTCCG GAAGGAGCCGACTCTCCTGTCACCCTTGCACTGCTGGGCTGTGTTGCTGGAGCACACGCGGCAACAGAGTCGTGAAAGTGCCGCCCTTGGCGAGGTGCTGGCTGGGCCCCTGGCTCAGCGCCTGAGTCATATTGCTGAGGATGTGGGACGCATAGTCAAAAAG AGTAAGGACCTGGTGCAGCAGCTGCAGGATAAGCTCCTGGAGGTGGTCTCAGAACTCCAGACA ACCAAGAAGACATATCATGCATACCACTTGGAGAGCATGAATGCTGAGACCAAACTCCGGGAAGCTGAGCGGCAGGAGGAGAAGCGGTCAGGCCGGAgtgccctgcctgccaccatggctgcctctgccagcacCACGACTactgtcaccaccactgagacaGTGCCCCTCAGAAAGAGCTCTCTCAAGAAAGGAGGGCGACTAGTGGAGAAG CGTCAGGCCAAGTTCTTGGAGCATAAACTTAAGTGCACGAAGGCCCGAAACGAGTACCTGCTCAGCCTGGCCAGTGTCAATGCTGCTGTCAGCAACTACTACTCACACGATATTTTGGACCTCATGGAT tgctgtgacacAGGTTTCCACTTGGCCCTGGGGCAGGCCATCCGGAGCTACACAGCTGCTGAGAACCGCACCCAAGCCTGCCAGATGCAGGGATTGGGCAGCCTGGAAGAGGCTCTGGAGGCTCTGGATCCTCCAGGGGACAAGGCCAAGGTGCTTGAGGTTTATGCCATGGCCTTCTGTTCCCCTGAACATTTTGACTACCAGCCCCATGAAGGTGATGAG GTGGCTGAGATCCAGGTTGAGATGGAACTTCGGGATGAAATTTTGCCCAGAGCCCAAAACATCCAGAGTCTCCTGGACCGAAAGACCCTCGAAACAGAAGAG GTGAATAAGACACTGAAGGCAACACTTCAGGCTCTGCTAGAGGTGGTGGCATCAGAGGATGGGGACATGCTGGACCCTCTGCAGGCCAGCCCTTCCACTGAGTCCCTCAAGTCCACAAGCTCAGACCCAGGCACCCGACAGACAGGCCGCAGACGGAATCAGCAGCAGGAGACAGAAACCTTCTACTTTACG AAGCTGCAGGACTATCTGAGTGGCCGGAGCAAGCTTGCCAAGTTGCAGGCCAAGCATGAAAAGCTGCAGGAAGCCATACAACGAG gTAATAAGGAAGAGCAAAAAACATCTTG GACCCGGTgcacagaaagaaaattccacAAGAGCCACCATCCCCGTCCTACCTCCCAGTATAACCAGAAACTCTTTGGAGTCAACCTGGAGAAGTTTATCCAG AGCTCAGGTCAACCTGTGCCCCTTGTGGTGGAGAGCTGTATCCGGTTCATTAATCTCAATG GCCTGCAGCATGAAGGCATCTTCCGGGTGTCGGGTGCCCAGGCCCGTATCTCTGAGATCCGAGATGCCTTTGAAAGAG GGGAGGACCCTCTGGTGGAAGGTTGTACTGCTCATGACCTAGACTCAGTGGCTGGGGTGCTGAAGCTGTACTTTCGGAGCCTGGAGCCCCCACTCTTCCCTTTGGACATGTTTAATGAGCTGCTGGCTTCAGCAG AACTGGAGGCTGTGGGAGAGCGCATACAGCCTGTGAGCCATCTGCTATCCAGACTGCCCAGACCCGTACTAGTGGTTCTGCGATATCTCTTCACCTTCCTCAACCA CCTGGCCCAGTACAGCGATGAGAACATGATGGACTCCTACAACCTGGCTGTATGCTTCGGGCCCACACTGTTGCCTGTGCCTGCTGGGCAGGACCCTGTAGCCTTGCAGGGCCGGGTGAACCAGCTGGTGCAGACTCTTATCCTGCAGCCAGCACAAGTTTTCCCATCCCTGGCCATGCTGCCAGGCCCCATCTATGAGAAGTGCATGGCACCACCTTCTGCCAGCTGCCTGGG GGATGGCCAGTTGGATAGCCTTGCTGGGGAGCCGGAGCTGGAGTTGGAAGCTGGGACCACAGCTCAGGAGGATG cagaaggagttGTGGAGGCTGTGGCCTGCTTTGCCTATACTGGCCGCACGGCCCAGGAGCTGACCTTCCAGCGGGGCGATGTACTGCGGCTGTATGCTCGGGCATCAAGTGACTGGTGGCGAGGGGAGCATGCTGGTGTGCAGGGACTTATTCCCCATAAGTACATCACACTGCCTGAGGG ggatgAAAAGCGGACAGCTAGTTTGCAGACCACGACGGAATCTGTGAGCCAGCCAGAGGGCTTCCTGACCTTGGAGTTTACTAATCG GCTGGAATTAGGCATCCCACGGGAGGCTGTGGGTGCCTCTGGGCACAGAGGACACTATTTGGTCCCCACCTCCCCTGAGCGACCTGTGGAAATAGATAAG GCTGTGGCGCAGAACATGGACTCTGTGTTTAAGGAGCTCTTGGGAAAGGCTACTGTCCGCCAAGGACATGGGCTAGCATCTACAACCTCCCCCAGTCTAGGAACCCGAAACCTGAAGCCCTTGGCCTGCAGCAGCTTCGGCAAAAACAAAGTCTTCTCCCGGGGACCTGGGGCTCCAGtctctccctcagcctcccatcCCCAGGGTCCAGACTCAACTCGCAAACCGCTCTGA
- the Arhgap4 gene encoding rho GTPase-activating protein 4 isoform X3, with product MAAHGKLRRERGLQAEYEAQVKGMRWQLSEQLHCLELQGELRRDLLQELAEFMRRRAEVELEYSRGLDKLAERFASRSGRLGGSGREQQSFRKEPTLLSPLHCWAVLLEHTRQQSRESAALGEVLAGPLAQRLSHIAEDVGRIVKKSKDLVQQLQDKLLEVVSELQTTKKTYHAYHLESMNAETKLREAERQEEKRSGRSALPATMAASASTTTTVTTTETVPLRKSSLKKGGRLVEKRQAKFLEHKLKCTKARNEYLLSLASVNAAVSNYYSHDILDLMDCCDTGFHLALGQAIRSYTAAENRTQACQMQGLGSLEEALEALDPPGDKAKVLEVYAMAFCSPEHFDYQPHEGDEVAEIQVEMELRDEILPRAQNIQSLLDRKTLETEEVNKTLKATLQALLEVVASEDGDMLDPLQASPSTESLKSTSSDPGTRQTGRRRNQQQETETFYFTKLQDYLSGRSKLAKLQAKHEKLQEAIQRGNKEEQKTSWTRCTERKFHKSHHPRPTSQYNQKLFGVNLEKFIQSSGQPVPLVVESCIRFINLNGLQHEGIFRVSGAQARISEIRDAFERGEDPLVEGCTAHDLDSVAGVLKLYFRSLEPPLFPLDMFNELLASAELEAVGERIQPVSHLLSRLPRPVLVVLRYLFTFLNHLAQYSDENMMDSYNLAVCFGPTLLPVPAGQDPVALQGRVNQLVQTLILQPAQVFPSLAMLPGPIYEKCMAPPSASCLGDGQLDSLAGEPELELEAGTTAQEDEGVVEAVACFAYTGRTAQELTFQRGDVLRLYARASSDWWRGEHAGVQGLIPHKYITLPEGDEKRTASLQTTTESVSQPEGFLTLEFTNRLELGIPREAVGASGHRGHYLVPTSPERPVEIDKAVAQNMDSVFKELLGKATVRQGHGLASTTSPSLGTRNLKPLACSSFGKNKVFSRGPGAPVSPSASHPQGPDSTRKPL from the exons GGATGCGCTGGCAGTTGAGTGAGCAGCTCCATTGCCTGGAGCTTCAGGGAGAGCTGCGACGAGATTTGCTGCAGGAGCTAGCTGAGTTTATGCGGCGCCGGGCAGAGGTGGAGCTGGAGTACTCTCGGGGCCTGGACAAGTTGGCTGAACGCTTTGCCAGCCGCAGTGGTCGCCTGGGGGGCAGCGGCCGGGAGCAGCAAAGCTTCCG GAAGGAGCCGACTCTCCTGTCACCCTTGCACTGCTGGGCTGTGTTGCTGGAGCACACGCGGCAACAGAGTCGTGAAAGTGCCGCCCTTGGCGAGGTGCTGGCTGGGCCCCTGGCTCAGCGCCTGAGTCATATTGCTGAGGATGTGGGACGCATAGTCAAAAAG AGTAAGGACCTGGTGCAGCAGCTGCAGGATAAGCTCCTGGAGGTGGTCTCAGAACTCCAGACA ACCAAGAAGACATATCATGCATACCACTTGGAGAGCATGAATGCTGAGACCAAACTCCGGGAAGCTGAGCGGCAGGAGGAGAAGCGGTCAGGCCGGAgtgccctgcctgccaccatggctgcctctgccagcacCACGACTactgtcaccaccactgagacaGTGCCCCTCAGAAAGAGCTCTCTCAAGAAAGGAGGGCGACTAGTGGAGAAG CGTCAGGCCAAGTTCTTGGAGCATAAACTTAAGTGCACGAAGGCCCGAAACGAGTACCTGCTCAGCCTGGCCAGTGTCAATGCTGCTGTCAGCAACTACTACTCACACGATATTTTGGACCTCATGGAT tgctgtgacacAGGTTTCCACTTGGCCCTGGGGCAGGCCATCCGGAGCTACACAGCTGCTGAGAACCGCACCCAAGCCTGCCAGATGCAGGGATTGGGCAGCCTGGAAGAGGCTCTGGAGGCTCTGGATCCTCCAGGGGACAAGGCCAAGGTGCTTGAGGTTTATGCCATGGCCTTCTGTTCCCCTGAACATTTTGACTACCAGCCCCATGAAGGTGATGAG GTGGCTGAGATCCAGGTTGAGATGGAACTTCGGGATGAAATTTTGCCCAGAGCCCAAAACATCCAGAGTCTCCTGGACCGAAAGACCCTCGAAACAGAAGAG GTGAATAAGACACTGAAGGCAACACTTCAGGCTCTGCTAGAGGTGGTGGCATCAGAGGATGGGGACATGCTGGACCCTCTGCAGGCCAGCCCTTCCACTGAGTCCCTCAAGTCCACAAGCTCAGACCCAGGCACCCGACAGACAGGCCGCAGACGGAATCAGCAGCAGGAGACAGAAACCTTCTACTTTACG AAGCTGCAGGACTATCTGAGTGGCCGGAGCAAGCTTGCCAAGTTGCAGGCCAAGCATGAAAAGCTGCAGGAAGCCATACAACGAG gTAATAAGGAAGAGCAAAAAACATCTTG GACCCGGTgcacagaaagaaaattccacAAGAGCCACCATCCCCGTCCTACCTCCCAGTATAACCAGAAACTCTTTGGAGTCAACCTGGAGAAGTTTATCCAG AGCTCAGGTCAACCTGTGCCCCTTGTGGTGGAGAGCTGTATCCGGTTCATTAATCTCAATG GCCTGCAGCATGAAGGCATCTTCCGGGTGTCGGGTGCCCAGGCCCGTATCTCTGAGATCCGAGATGCCTTTGAAAGAG GGGAGGACCCTCTGGTGGAAGGTTGTACTGCTCATGACCTAGACTCAGTGGCTGGGGTGCTGAAGCTGTACTTTCGGAGCCTGGAGCCCCCACTCTTCCCTTTGGACATGTTTAATGAGCTGCTGGCTTCAGCAG AACTGGAGGCTGTGGGAGAGCGCATACAGCCTGTGAGCCATCTGCTATCCAGACTGCCCAGACCCGTACTAGTGGTTCTGCGATATCTCTTCACCTTCCTCAACCA CCTGGCCCAGTACAGCGATGAGAACATGATGGACTCCTACAACCTGGCTGTATGCTTCGGGCCCACACTGTTGCCTGTGCCTGCTGGGCAGGACCCTGTAGCCTTGCAGGGCCGGGTGAACCAGCTGGTGCAGACTCTTATCCTGCAGCCAGCACAAGTTTTCCCATCCCTGGCCATGCTGCCAGGCCCCATCTATGAGAAGTGCATGGCACCACCTTCTGCCAGCTGCCTGGG GGATGGCCAGTTGGATAGCCTTGCTGGGGAGCCGGAGCTGGAGTTGGAAGCTGGGACCACAGCTCAGGAGGATG aaggagttGTGGAGGCTGTGGCCTGCTTTGCCTATACTGGCCGCACGGCCCAGGAGCTGACCTTCCAGCGGGGCGATGTACTGCGGCTGTATGCTCGGGCATCAAGTGACTGGTGGCGAGGGGAGCATGCTGGTGTGCAGGGACTTATTCCCCATAAGTACATCACACTGCCTGAGGG ggatgAAAAGCGGACAGCTAGTTTGCAGACCACGACGGAATCTGTGAGCCAGCCAGAGGGCTTCCTGACCTTGGAGTTTACTAATCG GCTGGAATTAGGCATCCCACGGGAGGCTGTGGGTGCCTCTGGGCACAGAGGACACTATTTGGTCCCCACCTCCCCTGAGCGACCTGTGGAAATAGATAAG GCTGTGGCGCAGAACATGGACTCTGTGTTTAAGGAGCTCTTGGGAAAGGCTACTGTCCGCCAAGGACATGGGCTAGCATCTACAACCTCCCCCAGTCTAGGAACCCGAAACCTGAAGCCCTTGGCCTGCAGCAGCTTCGGCAAAAACAAAGTCTTCTCCCGGGGACCTGGGGCTCCAGtctctccctcagcctcccatcCCCAGGGTCCAGACTCAACTCGCAAACCGCTCTGA
- the Avpr2 gene encoding vasopressin V2 receptor isoform X1: MLLVSTISAVPGPFSPLSSPSNSSQEELLDDRNPLLVRAELALLSTIFVAVALSNGLVLGALIRRGRRGRWAPMHVFISHLCLADLAVALFQVLPQLAWDATDRFHGPDALCRAVKYLQMVGMYASSYMILAMTLDRHRAICRPMLAYRHGGGARWNRPVLVAWAFSLLLSLPQLFIFAQRDVGNGSGVFDCWARFAEPWGLRAYVTWIALMVFVAPALGIAACQVLIFREIHASLVPGPSERAGRRRRGHRTGSPTEGAHVSAAMAKTVRMTLVIVIVYVLCWAPFFLVQLWAAWDPEAPLERPPFVLLMLLASLNSCTNPWIYASFSSSISSELRSLLCCAQRHTTPSLGPQDESCATASSSLTKDTPS; encoded by the exons ATGCTCCTTGTGTCCACCATATCCG CTGTGCCTGGGCCTTTTTCGCCCCTTAGCTCTCCCAGCAACAGCAGCCAGGAGGAGCTACTGGATGACCGAAACCCATTGCTAGTCCGGGCTGAACTGGCCCTGCTTTCTACCATCTTTGTGGCTGTGGCTTTGAGCAATGGCTTGGTGCTGGGAGCCCTAATACGACGGGGCCGGCGTGGACGCTGGGCACCCATGCACGTCTTCATCAGTCATTTGTGCCTAGCTgacctggctgtggctttgtTTCAAGTGCTGCCCCAGCTGGCTTGGGATGCCACTGACCGCTTCCATGGCCCTGATGCCCTGTGTCGGGCCGTCAAGTACCTGCAGATGGTGGGCATGTATGCCTCCTCCTATATGATCCTGGCCATGACGCTAGACCGCCATCGCGCCATCTGCCGCCCTATGCTGGCATACCGCCATGGAGGTGGGGCTCGCTGGAACCGGCCAGTGCTGGTGGCCTGGGCCTTCTCACTCCTTCTCAGCCTGCCTCAGCTCTTCATTTTTGCTCAACGAGATGTGGGAAATGGCAGTGGAGTGTTTGATTGCTGGGCCAGATTTGCAGAGCCCTGGGGCCTTCGTGCCTACGTCACCTGGATTGCCTTGATGGTGTTTGTAGCACCTGCCCTGGGTATTGCTGCCTGCCAGGTTCTTATCTTCCGAGAGATTCATGCCAGTCTGGTGCCAGGGCCATCTGAGAGGGCAGGGAGGCGCCGCAGAGGGCACCGGACAGGCAGTCCCACCGAGGGAGCCCATGTGTCAGCAGCCATGGCCAAGACTGTGAGGATGACATTGGTGATCGTGATCGTCTACGTGCTGTGTTGGGCACCCTTCTTCCTTGTGCAGCTGTGGGCAGCGTGGGACCCAGAGGCTCCTCTGGAaa GACCTCCCTTTGTGCTGCTCATGCTGCTGGCTAGCCTTAACAGCTGTACCAACCCCTGGATCTATGCTTCCTTCAGTAGCAGCATCTCATCAGAGCTGCGGAGCCTGCTTTGCTGTGCTCAGAGgcacaccacacccagcctgggGCCTCAAGATGAGTCCTGTGCCACGGCCAGCTCTTCTCTGACCAAGGATACACCCTCCTGA
- the Avpr2 gene encoding vasopressin V2 receptor isoform X2, with translation MLLVSTISAVPGPFSPLSSPSNSSQEELLDDRNPLLVRAELALLSTIFVAVALSNGLVLGALIRRGRRGRWAPMHVFISHLCLADLAVALFQVLPQLAWDATDRFHGPDALCRAVKYLQMVGMYASSYMILAMTLDRHRAICRPMLAYRHGGGARWNRPVLVAWAFSLLLSLPQLFIFAQRDVGNGSGVFDCWARFAEPWGLRAYVTWIALMVFVAPALGIAACQVLIFREIHASLVPGPSERAGRRRRGHRTGSPTEGAHVSAAMAKTVRMTLDLPLCCSCCWLALTAVPTPGSMLPSVAASHQSCGACFAVLRGTPHPAWGLKMSPVPRPALL, from the exons ATGCTCCTTGTGTCCACCATATCCG CTGTGCCTGGGCCTTTTTCGCCCCTTAGCTCTCCCAGCAACAGCAGCCAGGAGGAGCTACTGGATGACCGAAACCCATTGCTAGTCCGGGCTGAACTGGCCCTGCTTTCTACCATCTTTGTGGCTGTGGCTTTGAGCAATGGCTTGGTGCTGGGAGCCCTAATACGACGGGGCCGGCGTGGACGCTGGGCACCCATGCACGTCTTCATCAGTCATTTGTGCCTAGCTgacctggctgtggctttgtTTCAAGTGCTGCCCCAGCTGGCTTGGGATGCCACTGACCGCTTCCATGGCCCTGATGCCCTGTGTCGGGCCGTCAAGTACCTGCAGATGGTGGGCATGTATGCCTCCTCCTATATGATCCTGGCCATGACGCTAGACCGCCATCGCGCCATCTGCCGCCCTATGCTGGCATACCGCCATGGAGGTGGGGCTCGCTGGAACCGGCCAGTGCTGGTGGCCTGGGCCTTCTCACTCCTTCTCAGCCTGCCTCAGCTCTTCATTTTTGCTCAACGAGATGTGGGAAATGGCAGTGGAGTGTTTGATTGCTGGGCCAGATTTGCAGAGCCCTGGGGCCTTCGTGCCTACGTCACCTGGATTGCCTTGATGGTGTTTGTAGCACCTGCCCTGGGTATTGCTGCCTGCCAGGTTCTTATCTTCCGAGAGATTCATGCCAGTCTGGTGCCAGGGCCATCTGAGAGGGCAGGGAGGCGCCGCAGAGGGCACCGGACAGGCAGTCCCACCGAGGGAGCCCATGTGTCAGCAGCCATGGCCAAGACTGTGAGGATGACATTG GACCTCCCTTTGTGCTGCTCATGCTGCTGGCTAGCCTTAACAGCTGTACCAACCCCTGGATCTATGCTTCCTTCAGTAGCAGCATCTCATCAGAGCTGCGGAGCCTGCTTTGCTGTGCTCAGAGgcacaccacacccagcctgggGCCTCAAGATGAGTCCTGTGCCACGGCCAGCTCTTCTCTGA